A genomic window from Deltaproteobacteria bacterium includes:
- a CDS encoding phage tail sheath subtilisin-like domain-containing protein has protein sequence MTRIIPGVQVAVVKEVVPPQLAPSGVLGLIGITEKVPDETERASSWSRFVEVFGPGSAYSMPEAKQALQNGVFELVVIPVGKDKGTKAAVQIYADKDKKKKAFKLVARAAGPWANDLKVKITSRKTADDKNVFDLEMERPGSGEFEMHRNLSMSPSIGKEANPRYVGTVLKDVTDKSGNVTTYGASAIVTIEDIQDKVQIQENLQPDDVVYKLSGGADAGEKDYCDALKALVNEPDVDMVLASIQDAGVKAEKAIKINSEIIAHCQVMSEDSKGRIGFGQVKRDMKPKEMVEMASNLVSDRFVLLAPYGVAGAVAGMIGGLNYYYSPTFKNVSGLGAYSSGLGLEDQRTLLKGNVVPVVKERGRGIIVLRGLTTDGDQISVRRVADRAVRGVKMIGELFIGRLNTEDGRGALKQKLIEFLVQMEKENAIVPSTDGLDPAFKVDVYSSQADFAKGIVRVDMAVRPVRAIDFIYATVLVQV, from the coding sequence ATGACCAGGATAATACCCGGTGTTCAGGTTGCTGTCGTTAAGGAAGTAGTTCCACCCCAGCTTGCGCCGTCTGGGGTGCTGGGCCTCATCGGCATAACCGAGAAGGTTCCCGATGAGACCGAACGGGCTTCAAGTTGGAGCCGTTTTGTTGAAGTATTCGGGCCGGGCAGCGCCTATAGCATGCCTGAAGCGAAACAGGCGCTGCAAAACGGCGTTTTTGAACTGGTTGTAATTCCAGTTGGAAAAGATAAAGGAACAAAGGCTGCTGTCCAAATTTACGCAGATAAAGATAAAAAGAAAAAAGCCTTTAAGCTGGTGGCCAGAGCGGCAGGGCCCTGGGCCAATGATCTAAAGGTGAAAATTACTTCACGTAAAACAGCTGACGATAAGAACGTCTTTGATCTGGAGATGGAGAGACCCGGTTCAGGCGAGTTTGAAATGCATCGAAACCTGAGCATGAGTCCTTCCATAGGAAAAGAGGCGAATCCACGTTATGTCGGCACAGTTTTAAAAGATGTTACAGACAAATCAGGTAATGTAACAACTTATGGCGCATCTGCCATCGTAACAATTGAAGATATTCAGGACAAAGTACAAATTCAAGAAAATCTGCAACCCGATGATGTTGTATACAAGCTTTCAGGAGGTGCAGATGCAGGAGAGAAGGACTACTGTGATGCCCTGAAAGCGCTGGTAAACGAACCGGATGTGGACATGGTACTTGCCTCCATACAGGACGCAGGAGTAAAAGCAGAAAAGGCCATCAAGATCAACAGCGAGATTATCGCCCACTGCCAGGTAATGAGCGAGGACAGCAAGGGGCGCATCGGTTTTGGCCAGGTAAAGCGTGACATGAAGCCCAAAGAGATGGTGGAAATGGCCTCCAACCTGGTTTCCGACCGATTCGTCCTGCTGGCGCCTTATGGTGTGGCCGGCGCCGTGGCCGGAATGATCGGGGGCCTCAATTATTATTACTCTCCCACCTTTAAGAATGTCTCAGGTCTCGGGGCCTATTCCTCAGGGCTTGGGCTGGAAGATCAGCGCACATTGCTCAAAGGAAATGTCGTTCCTGTTGTGAAAGAGCGTGGCCGGGGCATCATTGTCCTTCGTGGACTCACAACCGACGGGGACCAGATCAGTGTTCGCCGTGTGGCAGACAGGGCCGTTCGCGGCGTCAAGATGATTGGCGAGCTATTTATCGGCCGCTTAAATACAGAAGATGGCCGCGGCGCTTTGAAGCAAAAACTGATTGAATTCCTTGTGCAGATGGAAAAGGAAAATGCCATTGTGCCGTCGACAGACGGTTTAGACCCTGCTTTCAAAGTGGATGTTTATTCATCACAGGCCGATTTTGCAAAGGGAATTGTGAGAGTGGATATGGCCGTCCGTCCCGTCCGCGCTATTGATTTTATTTATGCCACCGTACTTGTACAGGTTTGA